The following are encoded together in the Daucus carota subsp. sativus chromosome 5, DH1 v3.0, whole genome shotgun sequence genome:
- the LOC108220067 gene encoding bHLH transcription factor RHL1 isoform X1, with protein MQSMNSNMNHNQQNQNNSNFQEEPHHSFDQTASHDDFLEQMLNSLPSWPQSSEQNSHKASFPWDSSQGNGLMAASFDDQSVMLASKLRQNQISGGGGGGGGGSSASAALSMLQQQLFMARGLASALQGDDPEGSGLLPLPVSLSNGDDDGDGPFKSVNPGSGDGSVQALFNGFTGSLHASSQTSNQAQHFHQSQGGNMQSQNYGGGVGGMSQAQGNGGGGGTGGAPAQPRQRVRARRGQATDPHSIAERLRRERIAERMKSLQELVPNANKTDKASMLDEIIDYVKFLQLQVKVLSMSRLGGAGAVAPMVADISSEGGGDCVQSTGGGGASRNGNGSQTAAASSSSNNETMKVTEHQVAKLMEEDMGSAMQYLQGKGLCLMPISLATAISTSTTTNTRSHHPLLPSTNGAGGPTSPSLSVLSVQSATRGVNGVNNDNTSVSKP; from the exons ATGCAATCGATGAATTCAAATATGAATCACAATCAGCAGAACCAGAACAACTCGAACTTCCAGGAGGAGCCGCACCACAGCTTCGATCAAACGGCGTCGCACGATGACTTCCTGGAGCAGATGCTCAACTCTCTCCCGTCGTGGCCACAGTCTTCTGAGCAGAATAGCCACAAGGCGAGTTTTCCTTGGGACTCGAGCCAGGGGAATGGCTTGATGGCGGCGTCTTTTGATGATCAGTCGGTTATGCTCGCGTCTAAGCTGAGGCAGAATCAGATTAGTGGCGGCGGcggtggtggcggtggtggttcttcggctTCGGCTGCGTTGTCGATGCTGCAGCAGCAGTTGTTTATGGCGCGAGGGCTTGCGAGTGCTCTTCAAGGTGATGATCCAGAAGGTTCTGGACTTTTGCCGTTGCCGGTTAGTCTGAGCAACGGGGATGATGACGGTGATGGTCCTTTTAAGTCCGTGAATCCG GGAAGTGGAGATGGTTCAGTTCAAGCACTATTTAACGGATTCACCGGATCTCTGCATGCTTCTTCCCAGACATCCAACCAAGCTCAGCATTTCCATCAATCTCAG GGAGGGAATATGCAGAGCCAGAACTACGGAGGAGGAGTGGGAGGCATGAGCCAAGCACAGGGAaatggtggtggtggaggtaCGGGAGGTGCGCCTGCACAGCCAAGGCAGAGAGTCAGGGCTAGGAGAGGACAGGCCACTGACCCCCACAGTATAGCTGAAAGG TTACGGAGAGAGAGAATTGCAGAGAGAATGAAATCTCTGCAGGAACTTGTCCCCAATGCCAATAAG ACGGACAAGGCTTCAATGCTAGATGAGATCATCGACTATGTCAAATTCCTGCAGCTACAAGTCAAA GTTCTGAGCATGAGCAGACTTGGTGGAGCTGGAGCTGTTGCTCCCATGGTTGCTGATATTTCTTCAGAG GGTGGAGGGGACTGCGTACAATCCACCGGAGGTGGAGGCGCAAGCAGGAACGGTAACGGCTCACAGACGGCGGcggcatcatcatcatccaacaACGAGACAATGAAGGTGACAGAGCACCAAGTAGCCAAACTAATGGAAGAAGACATGGGTTCAGCCATGCAGTATTTACAAGGCAAAGGCCTGTGCCTAATGCCTATCTCCCTCGCCACCGCgatctccacctccaccaccaccaacaCCAGGTCCCACCACCCACTACTACCCTCCACTAACGGAGCCGGTGGGCCCACGTCGCCTAGCCTGTCTGTGCTGTCCGTACAGTCAGCCACCAGGGGCGTTAACGGCGTTAACAATGACAATACCTCGGTGTCCAAGCCGTAG
- the LOC108220067 gene encoding bHLH transcription factor RHL1 isoform X2 produces the protein MQSMNSNMNHNQQNQNNSNFQEEPHHSFDQTASHDDFLEQMLNSLPSWPQSSEQNSHKASFPWDSSQGNGLMAASFDDQSVMLASKLRQNQISGGGGGGGGGSSASAALSMLQQQLFMARGLASALQGDDPEGSGLLPLPVSLSNGDDDGDGPFKSVNPGSGDGSVQALFNGFTGSLHASSQTSNQAQHFHQSQSQNYGGGVGGMSQAQGNGGGGGTGGAPAQPRQRVRARRGQATDPHSIAERLRRERIAERMKSLQELVPNANKTDKASMLDEIIDYVKFLQLQVKVLSMSRLGGAGAVAPMVADISSEGGGDCVQSTGGGGASRNGNGSQTAAASSSSNNETMKVTEHQVAKLMEEDMGSAMQYLQGKGLCLMPISLATAISTSTTTNTRSHHPLLPSTNGAGGPTSPSLSVLSVQSATRGVNGVNNDNTSVSKP, from the exons ATGCAATCGATGAATTCAAATATGAATCACAATCAGCAGAACCAGAACAACTCGAACTTCCAGGAGGAGCCGCACCACAGCTTCGATCAAACGGCGTCGCACGATGACTTCCTGGAGCAGATGCTCAACTCTCTCCCGTCGTGGCCACAGTCTTCTGAGCAGAATAGCCACAAGGCGAGTTTTCCTTGGGACTCGAGCCAGGGGAATGGCTTGATGGCGGCGTCTTTTGATGATCAGTCGGTTATGCTCGCGTCTAAGCTGAGGCAGAATCAGATTAGTGGCGGCGGcggtggtggcggtggtggttcttcggctTCGGCTGCGTTGTCGATGCTGCAGCAGCAGTTGTTTATGGCGCGAGGGCTTGCGAGTGCTCTTCAAGGTGATGATCCAGAAGGTTCTGGACTTTTGCCGTTGCCGGTTAGTCTGAGCAACGGGGATGATGACGGTGATGGTCCTTTTAAGTCCGTGAATCCG GGAAGTGGAGATGGTTCAGTTCAAGCACTATTTAACGGATTCACCGGATCTCTGCATGCTTCTTCCCAGACATCCAACCAAGCTCAGCATTTCCATCAATCTCAG AGCCAGAACTACGGAGGAGGAGTGGGAGGCATGAGCCAAGCACAGGGAaatggtggtggtggaggtaCGGGAGGTGCGCCTGCACAGCCAAGGCAGAGAGTCAGGGCTAGGAGAGGACAGGCCACTGACCCCCACAGTATAGCTGAAAGG TTACGGAGAGAGAGAATTGCAGAGAGAATGAAATCTCTGCAGGAACTTGTCCCCAATGCCAATAAG ACGGACAAGGCTTCAATGCTAGATGAGATCATCGACTATGTCAAATTCCTGCAGCTACAAGTCAAA GTTCTGAGCATGAGCAGACTTGGTGGAGCTGGAGCTGTTGCTCCCATGGTTGCTGATATTTCTTCAGAG GGTGGAGGGGACTGCGTACAATCCACCGGAGGTGGAGGCGCAAGCAGGAACGGTAACGGCTCACAGACGGCGGcggcatcatcatcatccaacaACGAGACAATGAAGGTGACAGAGCACCAAGTAGCCAAACTAATGGAAGAAGACATGGGTTCAGCCATGCAGTATTTACAAGGCAAAGGCCTGTGCCTAATGCCTATCTCCCTCGCCACCGCgatctccacctccaccaccaccaacaCCAGGTCCCACCACCCACTACTACCCTCCACTAACGGAGCCGGTGGGCCCACGTCGCCTAGCCTGTCTGTGCTGTCCGTACAGTCAGCCACCAGGGGCGTTAACGGCGTTAACAATGACAATACCTCGGTGTCCAAGCCGTAG